One region of Halohasta litchfieldiae genomic DNA includes:
- a CDS encoding nucleotidyltransferase domain-containing protein translates to MTKQSVRICIDPDPNTDTGVFRIEAADDILRLLADAHDSEFTIPELVDTTDVARSTVWRAIDLLESIDAVDIRETPQRNYVSINPDNLKKDDPILAIEQSEFHKPIRAFVDQIQEAIIDTDDVDSLLGIVVFGSVARGEADRQSDIDLFVVVDGDRTPARRVVTDVVADLQDQRFNGDRFEFEPYVESADSALRAGSKLREIFLEGITVYEDEKLQSIRKTVIANE, encoded by the coding sequence ATGACGAAACAAAGTGTGAGGATCTGTATTGATCCAGATCCAAATACCGATACGGGGGTATTTCGTATCGAGGCAGCAGACGATATTCTCCGTCTTCTAGCCGATGCCCACGACTCAGAGTTCACCATTCCTGAGCTTGTCGACACAACGGACGTCGCTCGCTCGACAGTGTGGCGGGCTATCGACTTACTCGAAAGTATAGATGCAGTCGACATTCGAGAGACGCCACAACGAAACTACGTCTCCATAAATCCAGATAATCTCAAAAAAGACGATCCCATACTGGCCATCGAACAATCGGAGTTCCACAAGCCAATCCGAGCGTTCGTCGACCAGATCCAGGAAGCAATCATTGACACAGATGATGTCGACTCACTTCTTGGGATCGTCGTCTTCGGAAGCGTCGCTCGCGGTGAAGCTGATCGACAGAGCGATATTGACCTCTTCGTTGTAGTCGACGGAGATCGAACACCTGCTCGGCGGGTTGTGACCGATGTCGTTGCCGACCTCCAAGACCAGCGATTTAATGGAGATCGATTTGAATTTGAGCCATACGTCGAATCCGCAGACAGTGCTCTGCGAGCTGGATCAAAGCTTCGTGAGATCTTCTTGGAGGGAATTACAGTATATGAAGACGAGAAACTGCAGTCAATCCGGAAGACGGTGATAGCCAATGAGTAG
- a CDS encoding glycosyltransferase, which translates to MLSTTSVILVTLWSIFILYSTSVLFWLFEAGILARNQIVSTDELVYGHEDVQVRILTVGAEEVVQATVNSIPEGVTDIRVIAERDIQIEGATVHVVPEEFQCNATHKGRALEWARQNVPCTQEFILYLDEDTIVQQFTGLPDADVIQITEMPIFTGSWIAYLSETFRIGYQYEQRAFGRFKFPLYAWGGGIAIRKSLEDEITWDAKTITEDTNFVWRAIKERGDIDFRVLNFKFRNQAPPTIRGMFRQRRRWFSGTQHSSNILPRRYRAFLSFRMIAWALSPVIPFISLFLYFFPQYVPQPRAYLLGSLVAFAMLFVITFVGVIVYIKHERITLLALPLTPLLVVLNTFGALWGWIAPIQTFAVTEKVAPKIQKVLPSELEQINPWLKEGDLENHDGETELIADGGFDEIPSSGE; encoded by the coding sequence ATGCTCTCAACAACGTCTGTAATTCTCGTTACTCTATGGAGCATCTTCATACTGTACTCCACTTCAGTGTTGTTCTGGCTGTTTGAGGCCGGTATTCTTGCCCGAAATCAGATTGTTTCTACTGATGAACTGGTGTATGGGCACGAGGATGTCCAGGTTCGCATCTTGACAGTCGGAGCAGAGGAGGTTGTGCAAGCAACGGTCAATTCGATACCAGAAGGAGTCACTGATATTCGGGTGATCGCCGAACGGGATATCCAGATCGAGGGTGCGACGGTACATGTTGTTCCTGAAGAGTTCCAGTGTAACGCGACTCACAAAGGCCGTGCGCTTGAATGGGCGCGCCAAAATGTTCCATGCACACAGGAGTTCATCTTATATCTCGATGAGGATACCATCGTCCAGCAGTTCACCGGCTTGCCGGATGCAGATGTCATACAGATCACCGAAATGCCGATTTTCACCGGGTCATGGATCGCATACCTCTCAGAGACGTTCCGAATCGGCTACCAGTACGAGCAACGGGCATTCGGCCGGTTCAAATTCCCCCTGTATGCATGGGGCGGTGGCATCGCCATCAGGAAATCATTGGAGGACGAAATTACATGGGATGCAAAAACGATTACCGAGGACACAAATTTCGTCTGGCGTGCAATCAAAGAACGCGGTGACATCGACTTCCGAGTTCTCAATTTCAAATTCCGTAATCAGGCACCGCCAACAATTCGGGGGATGTTCCGGCAGCGTCGACGATGGTTTTCTGGGACGCAGCACTCATCGAATATCCTGCCCCGTCGATATCGTGCGTTTCTGTCGTTCCGGATGATTGCGTGGGCTCTCTCGCCGGTCATCCCGTTTATTTCGCTCTTCTTGTACTTCTTCCCACAGTACGTTCCACAGCCACGGGCGTATCTACTCGGGTCGCTCGTTGCGTTCGCAATGTTGTTTGTGATCACGTTCGTTGGCGTCATTGTTTATATCAAGCACGAACGGATTACTCTGCTTGCACTCCCACTGACGCCACTGCTGGTCGTGTTGAACACTTTCGGTGCGTTATGGGGATGGATTGCGCCCATTCAGACGTTCGCTGTAACAGAAAAGGTTGCCCCGAAAATACAGAAGGTCTTGCCTAGCGAACTTGAACAAATCAACCCGTGGCTAAAAGAGGGTGATCTTGAGAACCATGATGGCGAAACGGAACTCATTGCGGATGGTGGATTTGATGAGATTCCTTCCAGTGGAGAGTAG
- a CDS encoding helix-turn-helix domain-containing protein, translating to MSGSDRDGGGRYTPSVTDADILGILERASAPVMTATEIADELPIGRSAVRKRLVDLHERKAVERKDVGARSVVWWIVDEDDETPDFKSGFGSFAETDLEAQVEKASEEFEKGVEERQDALFGQ from the coding sequence ATGTCTGGATCAGATCGAGACGGTGGGGGACGATACACACCATCGGTTACAGACGCCGATATTCTTGGGATTCTTGAGCGAGCGTCAGCCCCAGTGATGACTGCAACTGAGATTGCAGATGAGCTCCCGATTGGTCGGAGTGCTGTTCGAAAGCGACTCGTTGATCTTCACGAACGTAAGGCCGTCGAGCGAAAGGACGTTGGGGCCCGCTCAGTCGTCTGGTGGATCGTCGACGAAGATGACGAGACACCCGATTTCAAGAGCGGGTTTGGGTCATTCGCTGAAACCGATCTCGAAGCCCAGGTAGAGAAGGCAAGTGAAGAGTTCGAGAAGGGGGTTGAGGAGCGACAAGATGCTTTGTTTGGACAGTAG
- a CDS encoding PIN domain-containing protein yields MLCLDSSFLIDYLHGRDHALSFLEARPNAEYVVPTLALWELYTGAERSNKQGDSIAAIDDSLDWIGVIGFNRSAAQEGARIRAQLFDQGQQINAVDVLIAAVALDYDADIVAMDRDFEYIDGLNVLYPDDLS; encoded by the coding sequence ATGCTTTGTTTGGACAGTAGCTTTCTTATCGACTATCTCCACGGTCGAGATCATGCACTGTCGTTTCTGGAGGCGCGACCAAATGCTGAGTACGTGGTCCCGACCTTGGCATTGTGGGAGCTCTATACTGGGGCCGAACGATCCAACAAGCAGGGAGACTCGATTGCAGCGATTGATGACTCACTCGATTGGATTGGTGTGATTGGATTCAACCGAAGTGCAGCTCAGGAGGGTGCCCGGATACGGGCTCAACTGTTCGATCAGGGTCAACAAATTAATGCGGTTGATGTTCTCATCGCTGCCGTCGCTCTGGATTATGATGCAGATATCGTTGCTATGGATCGTGATTTCGAGTATATTGACGGCCTAAATGTACTCTATCCCGATGATTTGAGTTGA
- a CDS encoding site-specific integrase codes for MVRIDDSDPVVKCWLSPDELDYLERTAGAAGWEQEIAMQLMGRCGLRVSEVSYPSTEELRWSKDGDIWLFEVRGKNTKGGGPKTRDAWMPETVADDIHKYTRERKLSESDLWVDVSTPSIRRWVKEATQAIADETGNKRWKSVSSHDLRRSWATYHLVERQVDVRTMMAIGGWSDYSAIEPYLAEPTERRIGEAMLSSSLH; via the coding sequence ATGGTTCGGATCGATGACTCAGATCCAGTTGTCAAATGCTGGTTGTCACCTGATGAGCTCGATTATCTTGAACGGACTGCTGGTGCCGCCGGGTGGGAACAAGAGATTGCAATGCAACTGATGGGGCGGTGTGGGCTCCGTGTGAGCGAAGTTTCCTATCCGAGTACCGAGGAACTCAGGTGGTCAAAAGATGGTGATATCTGGCTCTTTGAGGTCCGAGGCAAGAATACCAAAGGTGGCGGTCCGAAGACCCGCGATGCTTGGATGCCCGAAACAGTAGCTGATGACATCCACAAATATACTCGTGAACGCAAGCTCTCCGAGTCAGATCTGTGGGTCGACGTCTCTACACCATCGATCCGTCGGTGGGTGAAGGAAGCAACACAGGCGATTGCTGACGAAACGGGCAACAAACGGTGGAAATCAGTTTCCTCACACGATCTCCGGCGTAGTTGGGCGACCTACCATCTCGTCGAACGACAAGTCGACGTCCGGACAATGATGGCTATCGGTGGCTGGAGTGATTACTCCGCCATTGAACCGTATCTTGCTGAGCCGACCGAACGTCGAATTGGAGAGGCAATGTTGTCATCCTCTCTTCACTGA
- a CDS encoding ParA family protein, producing the protein MSKPLKIAVSNQKGGVGKTTVAINVAGALADRGNDVLFVDLDPQGNATENLGMMERYDDPEPNLFTCLTDSTERERVREIICDHDEMDLIPSNIDMTAAEPELTLSRRSGEQLALLLDMVEDDYDVILVDCPPFLGNLMDNALFATQNVLIPALAESTSKRAFELLFDHVDALEYDYEIGIEDIGVVINRIDVRKTQATEMIEWIESAFEGKPTWKVRERAAIQKSLDSGQSLAKFDPDCDMVNVFDEIAVEIERVAESQVADGEATA; encoded by the coding sequence ATGTCTAAACCGTTAAAGATCGCTGTGTCAAATCAAAAAGGAGGCGTTGGAAAAACAACTGTCGCAATCAATGTTGCTGGTGCGCTAGCTGATCGTGGGAACGACGTTCTGTTTGTAGATCTCGATCCCCAAGGGAACGCCACCGAGAATCTTGGAATGATGGAACGCTACGACGACCCCGAGCCAAATCTGTTTACATGCCTCACAGATTCTACCGAACGCGAGCGGGTAAGAGAGATTATCTGTGATCACGACGAGATGGATTTGATTCCATCAAATATCGACATGACTGCTGCCGAGCCGGAGCTCACACTCAGTCGCCGCAGTGGTGAGCAGCTTGCCCTGCTCTTGGATATGGTTGAGGACGACTACGACGTTATCCTCGTCGACTGTCCGCCATTCTTGGGAAACCTCATGGACAACGCCCTATTCGCCACTCAAAACGTTCTCATCCCAGCACTCGCGGAGTCGACCTCGAAACGTGCCTTCGAACTCCTATTCGATCACGTCGACGCCCTAGAGTATGATTACGAGATCGGTATTGAGGATATTGGTGTAGTAATTAACCGGATAGACGTACGGAAGACTCAGGCAACCGAGATGATCGAGTGGATCGAAAGTGCGTTTGAGGGCAAGCCGACGTGGAAGGTCCGAGAGCGAGCAGCCATCCAGAAATCCCTAGACTCGGGGCAGTCGCTTGCCAAGTTCGATCCGGATTGTGATATGGTCAATGTTTTCGACGAGATCGCAGTCGAGATTGAGCGTGTTGCTGAGAGCCAAGTTGCTGATGGGGAGGCTACAGCATGA
- a CDS encoding site-specific integrase encodes MRTERNKDSSWNVWLSRSEYEVLPREAKTFEQEVAIRLMGDCGLRVQEVLDVKPKHVSRMSDGTHFELKVVGGKDTTGEYTGGKYRETWLPRDVEATINRYIQQTGIDDEERLVPKAKRTVQYWVEQTAEKAAEETGDDDYRRISTHDLRRCWANHLLVEQNVSPRIVMALGGWSSYDAIEPYLAAPTEQNIIESMRTALQ; translated from the coding sequence ATGCGAACCGAACGGAACAAAGACAGCTCCTGGAACGTCTGGCTCTCACGGAGCGAATACGAAGTACTGCCTCGGGAAGCCAAGACGTTTGAACAGGAAGTAGCGATCCGGCTAATGGGTGATTGCGGGCTTCGTGTCCAGGAAGTCCTTGATGTGAAGCCTAAGCACGTCTCCAGAATGAGCGACGGTACGCACTTCGAGCTGAAAGTCGTCGGTGGAAAGGACACCACCGGTGAGTATACCGGGGGTAAGTACCGCGAGACATGGCTTCCACGGGATGTTGAGGCAACAATCAACCGCTACATTCAGCAGACTGGGATCGACGACGAGGAACGCTTAGTGCCGAAAGCCAAACGGACCGTCCAGTACTGGGTTGAACAAACAGCCGAGAAAGCAGCCGAAGAAACTGGAGACGATGACTACCGCCGTATTTCAACCCACGATCTTCGCCGCTGTTGGGCAAATCACCTCCTTGTCGAACAGAACGTCAGCCCGCGGATCGTCATGGCTCTCGGGGGATGGAGTTCCTATGACGCTATTGAGCCTTATCTCGCCGCTCCAACTGAACAGAACATTATCGAATCAATGAGAACTGCATTACAGTGA
- a CDS encoding DNA-binding protein yields MKNSNVTSNEVSVDEQAFENADEVTVDEDGFEVVDETPEFRPSVQMEIQAKVDSNHPDARLEAARDHIYGKTLVQEERIQGREAELASISAKAVFGSQEGREERTREIVVEQTGARRVEFLKRAGCVNPMIHPERADPREMLPPEQLGAVNREAMRLAEKLKGWSRAAIGRHLAEAVVGGLDLTSAVVGTFEKLQTAPGVVVPIGKLESISREEVSIEGRVVQLWDSSSPVIAQVGLIEDESGRTKFTSFVRSNPKSVQEGEQVCIHGAAKSWYQGRVSVAVTGWSTIHTPERGRWWE; encoded by the coding sequence ATGAAAAATAGCAACGTAACCAGTAATGAAGTTTCGGTCGATGAACAGGCGTTCGAAAATGCGGATGAAGTGACTGTCGACGAGGATGGCTTCGAGGTCGTCGATGAGACTCCTGAGTTCCGGCCGTCGGTGCAGATGGAAATCCAGGCGAAGGTCGATTCAAACCACCCAGATGCGCGTCTCGAAGCAGCTCGGGATCACATATACGGAAAGACCCTCGTTCAGGAAGAACGTATCCAGGGGCGGGAAGCAGAGTTAGCATCGATTAGTGCGAAGGCGGTATTCGGAAGTCAAGAGGGACGAGAAGAGCGGACCCGAGAGATCGTGGTCGAGCAAACTGGGGCGCGGCGTGTGGAGTTCCTAAAGCGGGCCGGCTGTGTGAATCCGATGATTCATCCAGAGCGAGCCGATCCTCGTGAGATGCTTCCTCCTGAGCAGTTGGGGGCGGTGAATAGGGAGGCGATGCGGTTGGCCGAGAAATTGAAGGGCTGGTCAAGGGCAGCGATTGGTCGACATCTGGCTGAAGCCGTAGTCGGTGGATTGGATCTGACGAGTGCGGTGGTTGGGACGTTCGAGAAATTGCAGACGGCCCCCGGAGTGGTAGTGCCGATCGGGAAGCTCGAATCAATTAGTCGTGAAGAGGTGAGCATCGAGGGTCGAGTAGTCCAGTTGTGGGATTCATCGAGTCCAGTTATTGCTCAGGTGGGACTCATCGAGGATGAGAGTGGGCGAACGAAGTTCACGTCCTTCGTGAGGTCGAATCCGAAGTCGGTGCAAGAAGGCGAGCAGGTGTGTATACACGGAGCGGCCAAGAGCTGGTATCAAGGGCGTGTCTCGGTGGCTGTGACCGGGTGGAGCACCATCCATACTCCTGAGCGCGGTCGGTGGTGGGAGTAG
- a CDS encoding winged helix-turn-helix domain-containing protein codes for MEFLLETPSVGYTPAELADQTEIPRGSVGPTLKRLEEAGLVRHKKPYWAAAEDDRLGSAIASFVGVETAASSFGDDWYAENEGWEEDLPDLSAEDE; via the coding sequence ATGGAGTTTCTACTTGAGACGCCCAGTGTTGGATATACGCCAGCAGAATTAGCAGATCAAACCGAGATACCTCGTGGAAGCGTTGGTCCAACATTGAAGCGGCTCGAAGAGGCGGGGCTAGTTCGACACAAAAAACCGTATTGGGCTGCAGCAGAGGATGACAGACTCGGGTCTGCGATTGCTTCGTTTGTTGGTGTTGAAACTGCCGCATCATCCTTTGGCGATGATTGGTACGCCGAAAACGAAGGGTGGGAAGAAGATTTGCCTGATCTGAGTGCTGAGGACGAATAG
- a CDS encoding UbiA family prenyltransferase yields MGIAGTLVTMVILSLAPTPAPIVVGLVAYGVYVGDRISDVRYDPQATSERSAFIGRHRRLLSVTSAGAYGLAIALSTLGGPLALAITLVPGATWILYVVDLSERSFVPLKRLKTVFVLNSTLVALAWATAMVFLPIVFADAAITPLAVVLTVYFFADIFVNTEIPNVRDIEDDAQNDVSTFPTVVGVRRTRHLLYMINILSILVVVGAFLGGYLPMLFALILLAGRVLAVLLNSRIGRSDDYRRLELLGEMNYVFVASVLLIAVFG; encoded by the coding sequence ATGGGTATCGCCGGAACGCTCGTCACGATGGTGATCCTGTCGCTCGCGCCAACCCCGGCCCCCATCGTCGTCGGGTTGGTCGCCTACGGCGTCTACGTCGGCGACAGAATCAGCGATGTACGATACGACCCGCAGGCAACGTCTGAGCGGAGTGCGTTCATTGGGCGACACAGGCGTCTCCTCTCGGTCACGTCAGCTGGAGCATACGGACTCGCAATCGCCCTCTCGACGCTTGGTGGTCCACTCGCGCTCGCGATCACCCTCGTCCCAGGTGCGACTTGGATCCTGTATGTAGTGGATCTGTCCGAACGCTCGTTTGTGCCGCTCAAGCGCCTGAAGACCGTCTTTGTGCTCAATTCCACACTTGTGGCGCTAGCGTGGGCGACAGCGATGGTATTCCTGCCGATTGTGTTTGCCGACGCCGCGATCACGCCCCTCGCCGTCGTCCTCACGGTCTACTTCTTCGCCGACATCTTCGTCAACACGGAGATTCCGAACGTCCGTGACATCGAAGATGATGCCCAAAACGACGTCTCAACGTTTCCGACAGTCGTGGGCGTCCGACGGACGCGACACCTATTGTATATGATCAATATTCTCTCCATTCTCGTGGTCGTCGGGGCGTTTCTCGGCGGGTACCTGCCGATGCTCTTCGCGTTGATTCTCCTCGCCGGGCGGGTGCTGGCGGTCTTGCTCAATAGTCGTATCGGGCGCAGCGACGACTACCGTCGGCTGGAGTTGCTCGGCGAGATGAACTATGTGTTTGTGGCAAGCGTCCTGTTGATCGCCGTCTTCGGCTAA
- a CDS encoding MBL fold metallo-hydrolase, with the protein MPNTTHPWLPEDADETFDPLDYADVTPSPDTPLVVTPRGGDREVGRSCYQVDTQHGRYLVDCGLNQGTGEKFPDFRGLQPQSIDAVFLTHAHVDHCGGLPVLENRNLLADDAPIIATPPTVSIASLMLEDSLKIHRRETDNSQAIQQFTSRDVAEVCDRFQTVDYGGGRIEGVAPVSDVEPAIFQFGNAAHLLGSAWVMIQTSGYRVCFSGDLGGRATHLPDLSPPPESDLLMLESTYGDTHSHPSLSGARTDLWTDIERAIQTREPVLIPTFAIGRAQTILLIIAERFHTLSTDLRDRLEIVLDGMAVEGTDIYHQYVDDETYVDESLVNRVTESGQTEPFFPESITTPETDQDRQEILSRAVRDDTVPVIISPSGMLTGGNSPRYLAEFAARFGTASVFLTGYQATNTTGRTLQSQYQADQETISATIDATPLGTDWPDSTDVQWVPPENDNGSELKTRLSFPADWISMVDGLSGHAAQSGLLSFARTVGPDTIALIHGPDYAQERLGPHLAENVTGVKQVTRSRRLSPIAVGADSDVDTAAISPEEIDSTGYTDLEDQIDHLYDLLSQLNGEVAAARNETGLSEAEIREIVRDEIETEE; encoded by the coding sequence ATGCCGAATACGACTCACCCTTGGCTCCCCGAAGATGCTGACGAAACTTTTGATCCACTTGATTATGCGGATGTAACACCCTCTCCCGACACTCCATTGGTTGTTACCCCACGTGGAGGTGATCGAGAGGTCGGTCGGAGTTGCTATCAGGTCGACACCCAGCACGGCCGGTATCTTGTCGATTGCGGGCTGAATCAGGGCACCGGCGAGAAGTTCCCCGACTTCCGCGGATTACAGCCGCAATCAATCGACGCTGTATTCCTTACCCATGCCCACGTCGACCACTGCGGTGGGCTGCCAGTCCTCGAAAATCGAAATCTCCTCGCTGATGATGCTCCCATCATTGCTACCCCACCGACGGTCTCGATTGCCTCACTCATGCTTGAGGACTCATTGAAGATTCATCGCCGCGAAACCGATAACTCACAGGCAATCCAACAGTTTACTAGTCGTGATGTCGCCGAGGTGTGTGATCGCTTCCAGACGGTCGACTACGGCGGTGGCCGTATCGAAGGTGTGGCTCCAGTCTCGGATGTCGAACCGGCAATCTTCCAGTTCGGCAACGCAGCTCATCTCCTCGGATCTGCATGGGTGATGATCCAGACCAGTGGCTATCGTGTCTGTTTTTCTGGTGACCTCGGTGGCAGAGCCACCCACCTTCCCGACCTGAGTCCGCCCCCAGAGTCAGATCTCCTCATGTTGGAGTCGACCTACGGCGACACTCACAGCCACCCCTCTCTCAGTGGTGCTCGTACAGACCTCTGGACTGATATCGAACGGGCGATCCAAACGCGTGAACCCGTCTTGATTCCCACCTTTGCTATTGGGCGTGCCCAGACGATTCTGTTGATAATCGCTGAACGATTCCATACCTTGTCTACTGACCTTCGGGATCGTCTCGAAATTGTTCTCGATGGCATGGCCGTCGAAGGGACTGACATCTATCACCAATACGTCGACGACGAGACCTATGTCGACGAGTCGCTGGTCAACCGGGTGACCGAGAGTGGTCAGACGGAACCGTTCTTCCCGGAGTCAATCACTACTCCTGAGACAGACCAAGACCGCCAAGAGATCCTCTCACGTGCAGTACGTGATGATACCGTCCCAGTTATTATTTCGCCGTCAGGGATGCTAACCGGTGGAAACTCTCCGCGGTATCTGGCTGAGTTTGCAGCCCGCTTCGGGACTGCTTCGGTCTTCCTAACGGGATATCAGGCTACCAATACCACTGGTCGGACCCTCCAGTCACAGTATCAGGCAGACCAAGAGACGATCTCAGCAACCATTGATGCAACACCACTCGGTACTGACTGGCCTGACAGTACTGACGTTCAATGGGTCCCACCCGAGAATGACAACGGTTCGGAACTGAAAACTCGGCTTTCATTCCCTGCTGACTGGATCTCGATGGTTGACGGACTCAGCGGCCACGCCGCACAGAGCGGCTTACTCTCATTTGCTCGGACAGTGGGGCCAGACACAATCGCGCTCATACACGGCCCCGACTACGCCCAGGAACGGCTTGGACCCCACCTTGCTGAGAACGTCACCGGTGTCAAGCAGGTCACTCGAAGCCGACGGCTGAGTCCTATCGCCGTTGGTGCTGATTCGGATGTCGACACCGCTGCAATCTCACCAGAGGAGATCGACAGCACAGGCTATACCGACCTCGAAGACCAGATTGACCACCTCTATGACCTGTTGAGCCAGCTCAACGGAGAGGTTGCTGCTGCTCGCAACGAGACAGGGCTCTCTGAAGCAGAGATCCGGGAGATCGTTCGAGATGAAATTGAAACAGAAGAGTGA